Proteins from one Clostridium cellulovorans 743B genomic window:
- a CDS encoding PFL family protein yields the protein MIKPQNIMETITMIEKEKLDIRTITMGINLLDCADSDGAKAREKIYKKITTYAKDLVKVGEELETKYGIPIINKRISVTPISLVAGASNDTNYVEFAKTLDAAAKAVGVNFIGGFSALVQKGYSKSDKILIDSIPEALASTDFVCSSVNVGCTKSGINMDAVRDLGEIIKKTAYLTRDNVSIGCAKFVVFANAVEDNPFMAGSYYGVGEADCSISVGISGPGVVKCALESVREESFDVMAETIKKTAFKITRVGQLIANEASKKLGVPFNIIDLSLAPTPAVGDSVARIFEEMGLESCGCHGTTAALAMLNDAVKKGGIMAAEHVGGLSGAFVPVSEDEGMIEAVRNGSLSLDKLEAMTCVCSVGLDMVAIPGDTPAATISGIIADEAAIGVINNKTTGVRIIPVYGKGVGEEVEFGGLLGTAPIMPVNKKSSELFIKRGGRIPAPVHSFKN from the coding sequence ATGATAAAACCTCAAAATATAATGGAAACAATCACTATGATTGAAAAAGAAAAACTTGATATTAGAACTATAACTATGGGCATAAATTTATTAGATTGTGCTGATAGTGACGGAGCTAAAGCTAGAGAAAAAATATATAAAAAAATAACAACCTATGCAAAAGACCTAGTTAAGGTTGGAGAAGAATTAGAAACAAAATACGGTATTCCAATAATAAATAAACGTATATCTGTTACACCAATATCTTTAGTTGCAGGTGCAAGCAATGATACAAACTATGTGGAATTTGCCAAAACATTAGATGCTGCTGCTAAAGCGGTTGGAGTAAACTTTATAGGTGGTTTTTCTGCATTAGTTCAAAAAGGATATTCTAAGTCTGATAAAATACTTATCGATTCAATACCTGAAGCATTAGCTTCTACAGATTTTGTTTGCTCTTCAGTTAATGTTGGTTGTACAAAATCAGGTATAAATATGGATGCAGTACGTGATTTAGGAGAAATAATAAAGAAAACTGCTTATCTAACAAGAGATAATGTAAGTATCGGTTGTGCTAAATTTGTAGTGTTTGCTAATGCAGTAGAAGATAACCCATTTATGGCTGGTTCATATTATGGAGTTGGAGAAGCAGATTGTTCAATAAGTGTAGGAATAAGTGGTCCTGGTGTTGTAAAGTGTGCTCTTGAAAGTGTTAGAGAAGAATCTTTTGATGTAATGGCTGAAACTATTAAAAAGACAGCATTTAAAATAACTAGAGTAGGTCAACTTATTGCTAACGAAGCTTCAAAAAAACTTGGAGTTCCTTTTAATATAATAGATTTATCATTAGCACCAACTCCAGCAGTTGGAGATAGTGTTGCAAGAATTTTCGAAGAGATGGGGCTTGAAAGTTGCGGATGTCATGGAACTACAGCAGCCCTTGCGATGCTTAATGATGCCGTAAAAAAAGGTGGAATTATGGCTGCAGAGCACGTTGGTGGCTTAAGTGGCGCATTTGTACCTGTTAGTGAAGATGAGGGTATGATTGAAGCAGTAAGAAACGGCTCTTTATCTTTAGATAAGTTAGAAGCGATGACTTGTGTATGCTCTGTAGGACTTGATATGGTTGCTATACCTGGTGATACACCAGCTGCAACAATATCTGGTATCATTGCTGATGAAGCAGCAATTGGTGTAATAAACAATAAAACTACAGGTGTTAGAATAATCCCTGTTTACGGTAAAGGGGTAGGGGAAGAAGTAGAATTTGGTGGTCTTTTAGGTACAGCTCCTATAATGCCAGTAAATAAAAAGTCTAGTGAATTATTCATAAAACGTGGTGGAAGAATTCCAGCCCCAGTTCATAGCTTTAAAAACTAA
- a CDS encoding ACT domain-containing protein → MKAFVTVIGEDKVGIIHGVTGILKQFNVNILDINQTLLQNYFTMIMFVDLANMTIDFAKLKENLDQLSDTLGVKIKLQHEDIFNSMHTL, encoded by the coding sequence ATGAAAGCATTTGTTACAGTAATCGGAGAAGATAAAGTAGGAATAATTCACGGAGTTACAGGTATTTTAAAGCAATTCAACGTTAATATTTTAGATATAAACCAAACACTACTACAAAACTATTTTACTATGATAATGTTCGTGGACTTAGCAAATATGACTATTGATTTTGCAAAATTAAAAGAAAATTTAGATCAGTTAAGTGACACTCTAGGAGTTAAGATAAAACTTCAACACGAAGATATATTTAATTCAATGCATACACTATAA
- a CDS encoding phosphatase PAP2 family protein → MLDKEFFHKYKHFLAIIAYAIVGFLFSLCEKYISPQYEMYSSIDSYIPFVKEMVIPYITWYLYIAFAIIYLGIKSKEDFYKLITFLVSGMLIAMFIYVVFPNCQNLRATTLLGSDLFSKLIHYLYYIDTPTNVNPSLHVIISIGIYCSLANSEPLKNNRFFNSISFILMVAISISTVFIKQHSIIDVFFGALIGIIIYFIIYRTTITETIINFVNQKHEKENKVNS, encoded by the coding sequence ATGTTGGACAAGGAATTTTTTCACAAATATAAACACTTTCTTGCAATAATTGCTTATGCAATTGTAGGATTTTTATTTAGCTTATGCGAAAAATATATTTCACCACAATATGAGATGTATTCGAGTATAGATTCTTATATTCCCTTTGTAAAAGAAATGGTAATACCTTATATAACTTGGTACTTATATATAGCATTTGCTATTATATATTTAGGTATTAAATCAAAGGAAGATTTTTATAAGCTTATAACCTTTTTAGTAAGTGGAATGCTAATAGCTATGTTTATATATGTAGTATTTCCCAACTGCCAAAACTTAAGAGCAACAACTTTATTAGGTAGTGATCTATTTTCAAAACTAATTCATTATTTATATTATATAGATACTCCAACAAATGTTAATCCTAGCCTTCATGTAATAATATCTATAGGCATATATTGTTCTCTAGCTAATAGTGAACCACTTAAAAACAATCGTTTTTTCAATTCTATTTCTTTTATTTTAATGGTAGCAATATCTATATCTACTGTATTTATAAAACAACATTCAATAATAGATGTTTTTTTTGGAGCATTGATAGGAATAATAATTTATTTTATAATTTATAGAACCACAATAACGGAAACTATAATAAACTTTGTTAATCAAAAACATGAAAAGGAAAATAAGGTTAATTCATAG
- a CDS encoding M50 family metallopeptidase: protein MNDIYPKVMSDISSWKLFQSKKQDMYCVGSIERDKFIQVPGKMINEIMSCIEYFDGTHSIQEIQEVLKNDKYIKMDVAKFYLILCKADLVVNNKDSSIVTKQELEKLSFTLFKIPLSGINTFISKLKKNFFITIAFITTFIIFAGILLLIFNYKALINAETYSISNSYFISFILSFLIYAASILFHELSHAIIASKFNLKPKELIGALYLGFTPMVYLKIPGLYTISEKKRIIVWSAGIYMNMVIASFCSILGLFFQGDLKNVLTITAVLNIGLVTSNLSPLLPLDGYFIMSTLLKTPNLRKESFVQFKKWITRKKNKFSGIFAIYFVATTLFIGGFLISQLYWMFSMVIESYRRNHDILEALSKPKYVYILILMILTRIMLQKIFVKRNGSKKTA from the coding sequence ATGAATGATATATATCCAAAGGTAATGTCAGATATTTCATCATGGAAGCTGTTTCAAAGTAAAAAACAGGATATGTATTGTGTTGGAAGCATTGAAAGAGATAAATTTATTCAGGTTCCTGGGAAAATGATTAATGAAATAATGAGTTGTATTGAATATTTCGACGGTACTCATTCAATACAAGAAATTCAAGAAGTTTTGAAAAATGACAAATACATCAAAATGGATGTAGCAAAGTTTTATTTAATTTTATGTAAAGCTGACTTAGTAGTTAATAATAAAGATTCATCAATAGTAACAAAACAAGAACTTGAAAAATTATCTTTTACATTGTTCAAAATACCTTTATCCGGAATAAATACTTTCATTTCAAAGTTGAAAAAAAACTTTTTTATTACAATTGCTTTTATTACTACATTTATTATCTTTGCAGGTATATTATTACTTATATTTAACTATAAAGCATTAATTAATGCAGAAACCTATTCTATATCTAATTCATATTTTATAAGTTTTATACTATCATTTCTCATCTACGCAGCTTCTATACTTTTTCATGAACTTTCACACGCTATTATTGCGAGCAAATTTAATTTAAAGCCTAAGGAGCTTATAGGGGCATTATATCTTGGTTTTACACCTATGGTTTATCTTAAAATACCAGGGCTATATACTATTAGTGAGAAAAAAAGAATAATTGTATGGAGCGCTGGCATTTACATGAATATGGTTATTGCTTCGTTTTGCTCTATATTAGGATTATTTTTTCAAGGAGACTTAAAGAACGTTTTAACAATAACTGCAGTATTAAACATTGGCTTAGTAACTTCAAATCTTTCGCCTTTACTGCCGTTAGATGGTTATTTCATCATGAGTACGTTATTAAAGACTCCAAATTTAAGAAAAGAATCTTTTGTTCAATTTAAAAAATGGATAACAAGAAAAAAGAATAAATTTTCAGGAATATTTGCAATATATTTTGTTGCTACAACATTATTCATTGGTGGATTTCTAATATCCCAACTTTATTGGATGTTCTCAATGGTAATTGAAAGTTACCGTAGAAATCACGATATTCTCGAAGCATTATCTAAACCTAAATATGTGTATATCCTAATATTAATGATATTAACAAGGATTATGCTTCAAAAAATATTTGTAAAGAGAAATGGTTCAAAAAAAACTGCATAG
- a CDS encoding radical SAM/SPASM domain-containing protein — translation MKTYLLAQQVNLTKSILLDSINGLSVKELSQKYNMDIDKVNALIKSIEKKSKDSEENIKISSGEKYIEKLVLNISNDCNLACKYCYANGGCYESEKGYMTKEIAKISLDRFLNFYDNVKGIQLFGGEPLLNMEVVKFICEYVDEKFEKGEISKKPAIGAVTNGVLIDDEFISLMKKHNVSLTVSLDGNSDVNNSMRMFKDGTGASEVVEKNIRLLKEELNEPASIQATYNINHINQSISVMDVVRYIIDNFGTMAHVVPAAGKDEDFLLDNYDEFLKSVDEIFASFEEENYYDYPLVKKIIDTLKMRIKGIDHMCPAGLGYYAVSIDGSVYPCFTFTDNEEMLMGNVMDENLFSSENFIKIKNQFANRNKNIVDPCNKCFARKVCSGCVGQYYKETGSIDVLSKSICDLQKRMIEKVILHIIKLQEKQKDREKLAQGR, via the coding sequence ATGAAAACTTATCTGCTAGCACAACAGGTTAACTTAACTAAATCTATTTTATTAGATTCAATCAATGGTCTAAGTGTTAAAGAACTTTCTCAAAAATACAATATGGATATAGATAAAGTTAATGCACTTATTAAAAGCATTGAAAAGAAATCTAAAGATTCTGAAGAAAATATAAAGATTTCTAGTGGTGAAAAATATATAGAGAAGCTTGTATTAAATATTAGTAATGATTGTAATCTTGCATGTAAATATTGTTATGCCAATGGTGGTTGTTATGAATCTGAAAAAGGTTATATGACAAAAGAAATTGCAAAAATATCTTTAGATAGATTTTTAAATTTCTATGATAATGTTAAAGGAATTCAGCTTTTTGGTGGAGAACCACTATTAAATATGGAAGTAGTTAAATTCATATGCGAATATGTGGATGAAAAATTTGAGAAAGGTGAAATTTCAAAAAAACCTGCCATCGGTGCTGTTACTAATGGAGTATTAATAGATGATGAATTCATCAGTTTAATGAAAAAGCACAATGTAAGTCTCACGGTAAGTTTGGACGGAAATAGTGATGTTAATAATTCCATGAGAATGTTTAAAGATGGAACTGGTGCATCAGAAGTTGTAGAAAAAAATATAAGATTATTGAAAGAAGAGCTCAATGAACCTGCATCTATACAGGCAACTTATAATATAAATCATATCAATCAAAGTATTTCTGTAATGGATGTAGTAAGATATATAATTGATAACTTTGGTACAATGGCTCATGTAGTTCCAGCTGCCGGAAAAGATGAAGATTTTTTACTAGATAATTATGATGAATTTCTTAAGTCTGTTGATGAGATTTTTGCAAGTTTTGAAGAAGAAAATTATTATGATTATCCTTTAGTAAAGAAAATTATTGATACATTAAAAATGAGAATAAAGGGAATAGACCATATGTGTCCTGCTGGATTAGGATACTATGCAGTATCAATCGATGGTTCCGTATACCCATGTTTTACTTTCACTGATAATGAAGAAATGCTAATGGGTAATGTAATGGATGAAAACCTTTTTTCTTCAGAAAATTTTATTAAGATAAAAAATCAATTCGCAAATAGAAATAAAAATATTGTAGACCCATGCAATAAATGTTTTGCTAGAAAAGTATGCTCAGGTTGTGTAGGTCAATACTATAAAGAAACTGGCTCAATAGATGTGCTGAGTAAATCTATTTGTGATTTACAAAAGAGAATGATTGAAAAAGTTATCTTACACATAATAAAACTTCAAGAAAAGCAAAAAGATAGAGAAAAATTAGCTCAAGGTAGGTAA
- a CDS encoding YibE/F family protein — translation MIKNKKFQMILSVILLLIFFIILYFFNVKDHYTYKNNSNLEYVKAKVLSVTEETLTEDTTISNLYIGQQKISVELLEGTGKGGIFEVTNNLSRLYNVKVKPGMKVIVSVDKTGTQTSPVSIYSYYRAPVSIALVFIFFALLTLIGGRKGVKAILGLCFTLICIIFLFLPMIIKGYSPILSAILVVILTTFMTFVLSNGYTIKTLSAILGTIFGVTFAGIIAYLAGNLANLSTLNTDEIETLILISSDTSMNVKGILFAGIIIASLGAVMDIGISISSAINELHTINPKLTHKSLFMSGMNIGKDIIGTMSNTLILAFTGGSINLLILLYSFGMPSSQLFNLDVLSIEIVQGLAGCIGVILTVPITAILTTFLMDKAK, via the coding sequence ATGATTAAAAATAAAAAATTTCAAATGATCCTCTCTGTGATTTTACTATTAATATTTTTTATTATTCTATACTTTTTTAATGTAAAAGATCATTATACTTATAAGAATAATTCAAATCTTGAATACGTAAAAGCTAAGGTTTTATCTGTTACAGAAGAAACCTTAACAGAAGATACTACAATATCTAACTTATACATTGGTCAGCAAAAAATCTCTGTTGAGCTTCTTGAGGGTACTGGCAAGGGTGGAATTTTTGAAGTAACAAATAATTTAAGTAGGCTATATAATGTTAAAGTTAAACCTGGTATGAAGGTTATAGTATCTGTTGATAAAACAGGGACTCAAACATCACCAGTATCAATTTATAGCTATTATCGTGCACCAGTATCAATTGCACTAGTTTTTATATTTTTTGCTTTATTAACGTTAATTGGTGGCAGAAAAGGTGTTAAGGCAATTCTTGGGCTATGTTTCACTCTAATTTGTATTATCTTTCTGTTTCTACCTATGATAATAAAAGGTTATTCACCAATACTTTCTGCCATTTTAGTTGTAATTCTTACTACTTTTATGACTTTTGTCTTATCAAATGGATATACTATCAAGACTTTAAGTGCAATTCTTGGCACAATTTTTGGTGTTACTTTTGCTGGAATAATAGCTTATTTAGCTGGAAATTTAGCAAACCTTTCCACCTTGAATACTGATGAAATTGAAACACTTATACTCATATCATCAGATACTTCTATGAACGTTAAAGGTATTCTATTTGCGGGAATAATAATCGCATCCTTAGGAGCTGTTATGGATATCGGTATTTCTATATCCTCTGCTATTAATGAATTGCATACAATTAATCCAAAGTTGACACATAAAAGTCTATTTATGTCTGGTATGAATATTGGTAAAGATATTATCGGAACTATGTCTAATACGCTGATATTAGCTTTTACTGGTGGTTCTATTAATCTTCTAATCCTTCTATATTCATTTGGTATGCCTTCAAGTCAATTATTCAACTTAGATGTTTTGAGTATTGAAATTGTACAAGGATTAGCTGGCTGTATAGGGGTTATCCTAACAGTGCCAATAACAGCAATACTTACAACATTTCTAATGGATAAAGCCAAATAA
- a CDS encoding alpha/beta hydrolase: MRKFIVILCILFIVVAVVLAFSANYFLKFALLSKNYSDSNRENKIENELNSEVTEESVFNTSGTKVESQNWFDVQNSKELTIESHDGLKLVGYFVPSKVETNKLVVLAHGYTSKAKEMSAFAEYYYSQGFNVFAPDDRGHGKSEGKYIGMGIADAPDYIAWMRLLINQLGEDTEIVLHGVSMGGATVMTLSGNSDLPKNVKAIIEDCGYTSVKEEFKYQLKQMFNLPSFPIINVTSVYSKIRIGYNFNEDSAIKQVKKSTTPIFFIHGDKDDFVPFNMVQKLFDAAECEKELWTVPEAGHATSYYLNKEEYEKRIYNFYSKYLSK; this comes from the coding sequence TTGAGAAAATTCATAGTTATTTTATGCATTTTATTTATAGTTGTAGCGGTTGTGCTTGCATTTTCAGCAAACTATTTTTTAAAATTTGCACTACTTAGTAAAAATTACTCTGATAGTAATAGAGAAAATAAAATAGAAAATGAGCTTAATTCAGAAGTCACTGAAGAGTCAGTGTTTAATACTAGTGGGACTAAAGTAGAAAGCCAAAACTGGTTTGATGTCCAAAACTCTAAGGAACTTACCATAGAATCTCATGATGGGTTAAAATTAGTTGGATATTTTGTACCATCAAAGGTAGAAACTAATAAATTAGTTGTACTAGCTCATGGATATACAAGTAAAGCAAAGGAAATGAGTGCCTTTGCAGAGTATTATTATTCACAAGGATTTAATGTTTTTGCTCCTGATGACAGAGGACATGGAAAAAGTGAAGGTAAATATATTGGAATGGGTATTGCGGATGCCCCTGATTATATTGCTTGGATGAGACTTCTTATTAATCAGTTAGGTGAAGATACTGAGATAGTATTACATGGTGTTTCAATGGGCGGGGCTACTGTCATGACTCTAAGTGGAAACAGCGATTTACCGAAGAATGTAAAGGCTATTATAGAGGATTGTGGTTATACTTCTGTTAAAGAAGAGTTTAAGTACCAACTAAAACAAATGTTTAACCTACCATCTTTTCCAATAATAAATGTTACAAGTGTTTATAGTAAAATTAGAATTGGATATAACTTTAATGAAGACAGTGCAATAAAGCAAGTTAAAAAATCAACTACTCCAATTTTCTTTATACATGGAGATAAGGATGATTTTGTTCCTTTTAATATGGTTCAAAAATTATTTGATGCTGCTGAATGTGAGAAAGAGTTATGGACGGTGCCTGAAGCTGGACATGCTACTTCATATTATTTAAACAAGGAAGAATATGAAAAAAGAATATATAATTTTTATAGTAAATATTTAAGTAAATAG
- the eutH gene encoding ethanolamine utilization protein EutH, with protein sequence MDKLILYIVGSFFIIGGIDYILGSPLKLGLKFEEGIKTMGPLGIGMVGIYSLAPLVSNFLITMIVPICKELNLDPSIFPATFLAVDMGGYQMATKLALTEEMGTFSGIIIASTLGSTISFSIPVALGMLSKEDESYFSKGVIVGIITIPIGCFIAGMWLKIQLITLFWNLLPIYIFIILLVIGLIKTPGFLMKCFNIFGKLIMSFSIIGLLFQGIDSIFGVKVIYNMAPLSESITIVSKISFVLAGAYPMLALINHIFKDSFKRIGDRFGINSASISGLLGNLASNLLIFGTYKEMNPKGKIICTAFSVSGAFVFGGQFGFVSGIAPKMIGAFILSKLVAGITSIVLANWLYEHEQGKISLEL encoded by the coding sequence ATGGATAAACTTATATTATATATAGTAGGTTCTTTTTTCATTATAGGAGGAATCGATTATATTTTAGGAAGTCCTTTAAAACTTGGTTTGAAATTTGAGGAAGGAATAAAAACTATGGGACCATTGGGCATTGGTATGGTAGGTATATATTCTTTAGCTCCATTGGTTTCGAATTTTCTAATAACAATGATTGTTCCTATTTGTAAAGAACTTAACTTAGATCCATCAATATTTCCTGCAACTTTTTTAGCAGTAGATATGGGAGGATATCAAATGGCAACTAAACTAGCCTTAACGGAAGAGATGGGAACCTTTTCTGGTATTATTATAGCATCAACATTAGGTTCAACTATTAGTTTTTCCATACCTGTTGCTTTAGGAATGCTCTCTAAGGAGGATGAATCTTATTTTTCCAAGGGTGTTATAGTTGGAATAATAACTATACCAATAGGCTGCTTTATAGCAGGTATGTGGCTTAAAATACAATTAATTACATTATTTTGGAATCTTTTACCTATATATATTTTTATCATTCTACTCGTAATAGGTTTGATAAAAACACCAGGTTTCTTGATGAAATGCTTTAATATCTTTGGAAAGCTTATAATGAGTTTTAGTATCATTGGATTGTTATTTCAAGGAATTGATTCTATATTTGGAGTAAAAGTCATTTATAATATGGCACCACTCTCTGAATCTATAACAATCGTTAGTAAAATATCATTTGTTTTAGCAGGGGCTTATCCTATGCTAGCACTAATAAATCATATTTTTAAAGATAGTTTTAAAAGAATAGGGGATAGGTTTGGAATCAACTCAGCATCTATATCAGGACTTTTAGGTAATTTAGCTAGTAATTTGTTGATATTTGGAACATACAAGGAAATGAATCCTAAAGGAAAGATAATTTGTACAGCTTTCAGTGTCAGTGGTGCTTTTGTGTTTGGTGGCCAATTTGGATTCGTATCAGGGATAGCTCCCAAAATGATAGGAGCATTCATTTTATCTAAGCTTGTAGCGGGTATAACCAGTATTGTTCTAGCTAATTGGTTATATGAGCATGAACAAGGTAAGATTTCTTTAGAACTCTAA
- a CDS encoding tetratricopeptide repeat protein, which produces MKIQSHFDNLFDKYNQGKIDKVLEILIQIDLDNNPKSPARTWAYKTLGEIYFLKNQVDLARINLEKAYESYEDSISYMEYIFFPELVTLFLYCLRVENNIEKEEEIIKETEIDFLASEELGDFYKKYYKILLATSIEEKQELLRDALNLFRIDSSYKLIIEEFLDAYHENINEGYLYIQRLPYYYNMISDDDF; this is translated from the coding sequence ATGAAAATTCAATCTCATTTTGATAACTTATTTGATAAATATAATCAAGGAAAAATTGATAAGGTCTTAGAAATCTTGATACAAATTGATTTAGATAATAACCCTAAATCACCAGCAAGAACTTGGGCGTATAAAACTTTAGGTGAAATCTATTTTTTAAAAAACCAAGTAGACCTGGCACGAATAAATTTAGAGAAGGCTTATGAGAGCTATGAAGATAGCATTAGTTATATGGAATATATCTTTTTCCCAGAACTAGTAACCTTATTTTTATATTGCTTAAGAGTGGAAAATAATATTGAAAAGGAAGAAGAAATTATCAAAGAAACAGAGATTGATTTTTTAGCTTCTGAAGAACTGGGGGATTTTTATAAAAAGTACTATAAGATTTTGCTTGCAACTTCTATTGAGGAAAAACAAGAATTATTAAGAGATGCTTTAAACTTATTTAGGATTGATTCATCATATAAGTTGATTATCGAAGAATTCCTTGATGCTTATCATGAAAATATAAATGAAGGATATTTATATATACAAAGACTTCCTTACTATTACAATATGATTTCAGATGACGATTTTTAA
- a CDS encoding ammonium transporter produces the protein MSELSTKKGVKLTPKSNVNKGLLMFLLVLFIGGALVLIPSINHNVAAGISAINLDGESVQANGAQFSTIFDTLKYERSIHILAMLLVGFGFLMVFIRKHGYSSITATFLVVSIAIPMYVIIKSFGGESFSKETINIDTLLFAEFAAASLLIAIGAPLGRLKMDQYIIMGLLFVPTYIFNEWLLLESGMFKGFLDTGGSIVIHAFGAYFGLGVVTNTLSKFKDDDVCEANSNSNQFCLLGSMILWLFWPSFTSAIVAPDRVVLTAINTIFALCGATLATYIFTKMIRGKIQIEDIANAALAGGVAIGSTCDVTTPGYAMLIGIAAGALSVIGYSIIAPKLQNLIKGTDTCGINNLHGMPGILGGIVAIFITGEASIQLLGIAVTLCVAFVGGKITGIVINLFGKKEIPYSDEDEFFVEQ, from the coding sequence ATGTCAGAGTTATCTACAAAAAAAGGAGTAAAACTTACTCCTAAAAGCAATGTAAACAAAGGATTACTAATGTTCTTATTGGTACTCTTTATAGGGGGCGCACTTGTTTTAATTCCAAGTATTAATCATAATGTTGCAGCAGGAATTTCAGCTATTAATTTAGATGGGGAAAGTGTACAAGCGAATGGAGCTCAATTTAGTACAATTTTCGATACTCTAAAGTATGAAAGATCTATTCATATCCTAGCTATGTTATTGGTTGGATTTGGTTTTTTAATGGTTTTCATTAGAAAACATGGATATAGTTCTATTACTGCAACGTTTCTTGTAGTAAGCATTGCTATACCAATGTATGTAATAATAAAAAGTTTTGGTGGAGAAAGCTTTAGTAAAGAAACTATAAATATTGATACACTCCTTTTCGCTGAATTTGCAGCCGCAAGCTTACTAATAGCTATTGGAGCTCCTCTTGGACGTTTAAAAATGGATCAATACATTATAATGGGATTACTATTTGTTCCAACCTACATATTTAATGAATGGTTACTTCTTGAAAGTGGTATGTTTAAAGGATTCTTAGATACTGGAGGTTCTATTGTTATCCATGCATTCGGAGCATATTTTGGATTAGGAGTAGTAACAAACACTCTTTCAAAATTTAAAGATGATGATGTTTGTGAAGCTAATTCTAACTCAAATCAATTTTGTCTTCTTGGAAGTATGATATTATGGCTTTTCTGGCCATCTTTTACCAGTGCAATTGTTGCTCCAGACAGGGTTGTATTAACGGCAATAAATACAATTTTTGCTCTTTGTGGCGCAACTTTAGCAACATACATATTTACAAAAATGATTAGAGGAAAAATACAAATAGAAGATATTGCAAATGCTGCACTTGCTGGTGGAGTTGCTATAGGTTCTACTTGTGATGTGACTACTCCAGGTTATGCTATGCTTATTGGAATTGCTGCTGGTGCATTAAGTGTAATTGGCTATAGCATTATTGCACCAAAACTTCAAAACCTTATAAAAGGAACAGATACTTGTGGAATTAATAATTTACACGGTATGCCTGGAATCCTCGGAGGAATAGTAGCAATATTCATTACTGGAGAAGCTAGTATTCAATTATTAGGTATTGCTGTTACCTTATGTGTAGCCTTTGTTGGCGGAAAAATTACAGGTATAGTTATAAATTTATTTGGCAAAAAAGAAATTCCATATAGTGATGAGGATGAATTTTTTGTAGAACAATAG